From a single Theropithecus gelada isolate Dixy chromosome 10, Tgel_1.0, whole genome shotgun sequence genomic region:
- the LIME1 gene encoding lck-interacting transmembrane adapter 1 yields the protein MGLPVSWAPPALWVLGCCALLLWLWSLCTACRRPEDALAPRKSVRRQRARLQGSAMGAEASLLRRTHLCSLSKSDTRLHELHRGPRSSRALRPASMDLLRPHWLEVSRDITGPQAALSAFPHQELPWALPAAAATARCAGPEATYSNVGLAALPGVSLAASPVVAEYARVQKRKGTQRSPQEPQLGKAEVTPAAQVDVLYSRVCKPRRRDPGPTTDPLNPKGQGAILALASDLAYATLPLRALDADSSPLENVYESIRELGDPAGRSSTCGTRTPPASSCPSLGRGWRPLPAPNTQGLVLRPPERPVPRPAPPHS from the exons ATGGGGCTGCCAGTGTCCTGGGCTCCTCCTGCCCTCTGGGTTCTAGGGTGCTGCGCCCTGCTCCTCTGGCTGTGGTCGCTGTGCACAGCCTGCCGCAG GCCTGAGGACGCTCTAGCCCCCAGGAAGAGTGTGCGGAGGCAGCGGGCGAGGCTGCAGGGCAGTGCGATGGGAGCGGAAGCG TCCCTGCTGAGGCGGACCCACCTCTGCTCCCTCAGCAAGTCGGACACCAGACTGCACGAGCTGCACCGGGGCCCGCGCAGCAGCAGGG ccctgcgGCCTGCCAGCATGGATCTCCTGCGCCCACACTGGCTGGAGGTGTCCAGGGACATCACCGGACCGCAGGCAGCCCTCTCTGCCTTCCCGCACCAGGAGCTGCCCTGGGCTCTGCCGGCAGCTGCAGCCACCGCAAGGTGCGCTGGCCCCGAGGCCACCTATTCCAACGTGGGGCTGGCGGCCCTCCCCGGGGTCAGCTTGGCGGCCAGCCCTGTGGTGGCTGAGTATGCCCGCGTCCAGAAGCGCAAAGGGACCCAACGCAGTCCCCAAGAGCCACAGctggggaaggctgaggtgacCCCGGCCGCTCAG GTGGACGTCCTGTACTCCAGGGTCTGCAAGCCTAGAAGGAGGGACCCAGGACCCACCACAGACCCGCTGAACCCCAAGGGCCAGGGAGCGATTCTGGCCCTGGCGAGTGACCTGGCCTACGCGACCCTCCCGCTCAGGGCGCTGGATGCGGACAGCAGCCCCCTGGAAAACGTGTATGAGAGCATCCGGGAGCTGGGGGACCCTGCTGGCAGGAGCAGCACGTGCGGGACCCGGACGCCCCCTGCTTCCAGCTGCCCCAGCCTAGGGAGGGGCTGGAGACCCCTCCCTGCCCCGAACACTCAAGGACTTGTGCTCCGGCCCCCAGAGAGGCCCgtcccccgccccgccccgcctcaCAGCTGA
- the SLC2A4RG gene encoding SLC2A4 regulator, producing the protein MESPPPRAAGRDPSALRAEAPWLHAEGPGPRAAPVTVPTPPQGSSVGGGFAGLEFARPPESEPRASDLGAPGKWAGAAAGPRTPSAHIPVPAQRATPGKARLDEVMAAAALTSLSTSPLLLGAPVAAFSPEPGLEPWKEALLRPPGSYSSSSNSGDWGWDLASDQSSPSTPSPPLPPEAAHFLFGEPTLRKRKSPAQVMFQCLWKSCGKVLSTASAMQRHIRLVHLGTKTPGPRASLRNPGGLPHSAQRLG; encoded by the exons ATGGAGAGCCCCCCGCCCCGCGCCGCCGGCCGGGACCCCAGTGCGCTGCGGGCCGAGGCGCCCTGGCTGCACGCAGAGGGTCCGGGGCCCCGCGCCGCGCCCGTGACGGTGCCCACGCCGCCGCAG GGCTCTTCCGTGGGCGGCGGCTTCGCGGGCTTGGAGTTCGCGCGGCCGCCGGAGTCGGAGCCGCGGGCCTCGGACCTGGGGGCCCCCGGGAAGtgggcgggggcggcggcggggccCCGGACTCCATCGGCGCACATCCCCGTCCCAGCGCAGAG AGCCACCCCAGGAAAAGCCCGGCTGGACGAGGTCATGGCTGCCGCTGCCCTTACAAGCCTGTCCACCAGCCCTCTCCTTCTGGGGGCCCCAGTTGCAGCGTTCAGCCCAG AGCCTGGCCTGGAGCCCTGGAAGGAGGCCCTCCTACGGCCCCCAGGCAgctacagcagcagcagcaacagtggAGACTGGGGCTGGGACCTGGCCAGTGACCAGTCCTCTCCGTCCACCCCGTCACCCCCACTCCCCCCTGAGGCAGCCCACTTTCTGTTCGGGGAGCCCACGCTGAGGAAAAGGAAG AGCCCGGCCCAGGTCATGTTCCAGTGTCTGTGGAAGAGCTGTGGGAAGGTGTTGAGCACGGCATCCGCGATGCAGAGACACATCCGCCTGGTGCACCTGGG CACAAAGACCCCCGGCCCCCGCGCGAGCCTGCGCAACCCGGGCGGGCTCCCCCATTCGGCCCAGCGACTCGGGTGA